From the Calditrichota bacterium genome, one window contains:
- a CDS encoding metallophosphoesterase — MTGLKIFLWFEIFAFPIGRISELTKKGKLNKLLVWPGSIWLGAMVYFFMIFIVADALNFFLSLSLGKSLFQMLSPNLLNAVGFAIIGGVAVILGYGYFMARHPRISRVKLPVKRLPASQKVFKIVQLSDVHINTIFSKKRLERLVRRVNQLKPDLIVITGDLMDENAAKSEKIVTPISKFKSRFGVYAVTGNHEYYSGVKKAIDVMEKAGIRVLKNESVQIGNVLNLVGVHDIEAKRFVNEPVVPYSELLSSVNPDLPTILLNHRPNRLEEASRAGINVQLSGHTHHGQLFPFNYVTDWVYDVSSGLKKVGEMFVYVSNGVGTWGPPLRIGAPAEIVEIRLEND; from the coding sequence GTGACCGGATTAAAAATATTTTTATGGTTTGAAATATTTGCCTTTCCGATAGGTCGAATTTCCGAGCTGACCAAAAAGGGAAAGCTGAATAAGCTGTTGGTATGGCCCGGTTCAATCTGGCTTGGAGCCATGGTTTATTTCTTTATGATTTTTATTGTGGCAGATGCCTTAAATTTTTTTCTGAGCCTGTCACTTGGGAAGAGTTTGTTTCAAATGCTTTCACCCAATTTGCTGAATGCCGTGGGCTTTGCGATTATTGGGGGAGTGGCCGTTATTCTGGGATACGGTTATTTTATGGCCAGGCACCCAAGAATTAGCCGGGTAAAATTGCCGGTTAAACGGTTGCCTGCCAGTCAGAAGGTCTTCAAAATTGTTCAATTATCGGACGTTCACATCAATACCATATTCAGCAAAAAACGGCTGGAGCGTCTGGTGCGACGTGTTAATCAACTTAAACCTGATCTGATTGTCATTACAGGCGATTTAATGGATGAAAATGCGGCCAAATCCGAGAAAATTGTAACGCCGATTTCGAAATTTAAAAGCCGGTTTGGGGTGTACGCCGTAACGGGAAATCATGAGTATTATTCGGGCGTAAAAAAGGCGATTGATGTCATGGAAAAAGCCGGCATTCGGGTATTGAAAAATGAAAGCGTACAAATTGGAAATGTTTTGAATCTGGTTGGCGTTCATGATATCGAGGCGAAACGATTTGTAAATGAACCAGTCGTTCCCTATTCAGAATTGCTTTCGTCCGTGAATCCAGATTTGCCGACGATTTTGCTTAACCATCGGCCCAACCGATTGGAAGAAGCCTCCCGTGCGGGAATCAATGTGCAATTAAGCGGCCATACCCATCATGGGCAACTTTTCCCTTTTAATTATGTAACCGACTGGGTTTATGACGTCAGTTCCGGTCTGAAAAAAGTGGGGGAGATGTTTGTCTATGTCAGTAACGGAGTAGGGACCTGGGGCCCCCCTCTGCGAATTGGCGCGCCGGCTGAAATCGTGGAAATCCGGCTGGAAAACGATTAA
- a CDS encoding DUF3098 domain-containing protein: MSFTRRNYQLFIIGLLVLTIGFVFLSIGPWDSFWSRTLAPVILVIGYLVVIPWSILYQKKSNSSSK, encoded by the coding sequence TTGTCATTTACCCGAAGAAATTACCAACTCTTTATTATCGGACTTTTGGTTTTAACGATTGGCTTTGTTTTCCTGAGCATCGGCCCATGGGATAGTTTTTGGTCTCGAACATTGGCACCGGTTATTTTGGTTATCGGCTATCTTGTGGTAATTCCGTGGTCTATTCTCTATCAGAAAAAGTCAAATTCGTCATCTAAATAG